From the Ruania alkalisoli genome, one window contains:
- a CDS encoding DUF58 domain-containing protein, whose product MVSTSRLAKVRARLDLPTVRRAAGLLEGRHRSVYSGHGQDFDEMAEYRMGDDVSDIDWKASASYGEPVIRRFVRDSNLAMVLAVDTGRNMAAAAPDGGSKAEIATFAAEIVCYLARGRGDTVALVAGDAERIVQVPARGGTEHMEMMLRRVEAMLTLDAGPSDLNRVMDRILTWFNRRSLVVLITDEARPQPEHELSLKRLRTRHEVMVIQVADALPTTFGDRPIDDVDQPLDIPEYMRSHKALAEEARTAVERRRADVAAMLRRQGVEGVTADSEETLIDALIDLLRRQRRVRR is encoded by the coding sequence GTGGTCTCGACGTCCCGCCTGGCGAAGGTCCGAGCACGGCTCGACCTGCCCACGGTGCGGCGCGCCGCCGGACTGCTGGAGGGGCGCCACCGCTCGGTCTATTCCGGGCACGGCCAGGACTTCGACGAGATGGCCGAGTACCGGATGGGCGACGACGTCTCCGACATCGACTGGAAGGCGAGCGCCTCCTACGGCGAGCCGGTGATCCGCCGATTCGTCCGCGACTCCAACCTGGCGATGGTGCTGGCGGTGGACACGGGCCGGAACATGGCAGCCGCCGCACCCGACGGTGGCAGCAAGGCCGAGATCGCGACCTTCGCAGCCGAGATCGTCTGCTACCTGGCCCGCGGGCGTGGCGACACGGTGGCGCTGGTGGCCGGCGATGCGGAACGGATCGTCCAGGTCCCCGCCCGGGGCGGCACCGAGCACATGGAGATGATGCTGCGGCGGGTGGAGGCGATGCTCACCCTCGACGCCGGGCCCAGCGACCTGAACCGGGTGATGGACCGGATCCTGACCTGGTTCAACCGCCGGTCGCTGGTGGTACTCATCACCGATGAGGCACGGCCGCAGCCCGAGCACGAACTGAGCCTCAAGCGCCTGCGCACGAGGCACGAGGTGATGGTGATCCAGGTGGCCGACGCGCTGCCCACCACGTTCGGGGACCGGCCGATCGACGATGTGGACCAGCCCCTCGATATCCCCGAGTACATGCGCTCGCACAAGGCACTGGCCGAGGAGGCTCGGACCGCGGTGGAGCGGCGGCGTGCCGACGTCGCGGCGATGCTACGCCGTCAAGGTGTGGAAGGAGTCACAGCCGACAGCGAGGAGACGCTGATCGACGCGCTGATCGACCTGCTGAGGAGGCAACGCCGTGTTCGCCGGTGA
- a CDS encoding vWA domain-containing protein yields the protein MLMHPWAIWVVVAVVVAALVLGWFARAAKQERRRVAWVANAGYLTALPSFRSRISQYRVLLSCLVVVLFGASIAAGFLVSRPVDREVRSDELATRDIVLCLDVSGSMVEYDTEIVQRFLELLPSFHGERIALSIFNSTSRTVFPLTDDYALVEEQLTEAAEALDFDVDSLDDFSYDAEALDRLLAFLAGTEGLGQDASSLVGDGLATCALAFDLEDEERSRSIILATDNEVFGEPLYTLPEAADLVAERDITLHGFYAGAVTADSAAQEKEYRDAVEAHGGLFYASDDPDAVSGIVDQISAQQAAELDADADVIITDTPETYFAWLMGLLALYLLAVWRLRS from the coding sequence ATGCTGATGCACCCGTGGGCGATCTGGGTGGTCGTGGCCGTCGTGGTCGCGGCATTGGTCCTGGGCTGGTTCGCGCGGGCCGCCAAGCAGGAGCGACGCCGCGTGGCGTGGGTGGCCAACGCCGGCTATCTGACGGCGCTGCCGTCGTTCAGGTCGAGAATCTCTCAGTACCGGGTGCTGCTGTCGTGCCTAGTGGTCGTGCTCTTCGGAGCCTCGATCGCCGCGGGTTTCCTCGTCTCACGCCCCGTCGACCGGGAGGTGCGCTCGGATGAGCTCGCCACCCGGGACATCGTGCTCTGCCTGGACGTCTCGGGGTCGATGGTCGAGTACGACACCGAGATCGTGCAGCGGTTCCTGGAGCTGCTGCCGAGCTTCCACGGCGAGCGGATCGCGCTGTCGATCTTCAACTCCACCTCACGCACGGTGTTCCCGCTCACCGACGACTACGCCCTGGTGGAGGAGCAGCTCACCGAAGCGGCCGAGGCGCTCGACTTCGACGTGGACTCTCTCGACGACTTCTCCTACGACGCCGAGGCCCTGGACCGGCTACTGGCGTTCCTCGCGGGGACCGAGGGCCTCGGGCAGGATGCGTCCTCCCTGGTCGGTGACGGGCTCGCCACGTGTGCCCTGGCCTTCGACCTGGAGGACGAGGAACGGTCGCGCTCGATCATCCTCGCCACCGACAACGAGGTGTTCGGCGAACCGCTGTACACGCTTCCGGAAGCCGCTGACCTGGTGGCCGAGCGCGACATCACCCTGCACGGTTTCTATGCCGGGGCGGTGACCGCAGACTCGGCAGCGCAGGAGAAGGAGTACCGCGACGCCGTCGAGGCTCATGGCGGGTTGTTCTACGCCAGTGACGATCCGGACGCGGTCTCCGGGATCGTCGACCAGATCTCGGCTCAGCAGGCGGCCGAACTGGACGCCGATGCGGACGTGATCATCACCGACACACCGGAAACGTACTTCGCCTGGCTGATGGGACTGCTGGCCCTGTACCTCCTCGCCGTGTGGAGGTTGCGCTCATGA
- a CDS encoding VWA domain-containing protein, whose protein sequence is MTLRMMWPLWLTLLVFIPLLVLAIWKIRTSHGQRRRDWWRRGAIVLTALVIALTPSVPRTLEESLITNVEMYFVVDRTGSMAAEDYDGDQARLVGVQQDMVALTQAMPAARYSILAFDSQTTSQLPLTTDSRAVRAWADTVTQEITAYSAGSAIDRPLAALTETLAAAAERNPENVRLVFLFSDGENTDGSNSQAGGGFESFAGLEPLVDGGAVLGYGTPDGGNMRSYDGSSGTGFGSDAPYITDDTGQPAVSRIDETTLRTVADQLGVEYTHRITPDPVEPLVAGVDVEEIAADGRRDLTTYEDVYWPFAIVLALLLAWEAWDLTREVPRAGRKRPRDDDDFGTADDDADDRAAVPAGTGNGGR, encoded by the coding sequence ATGACGCTGCGGATGATGTGGCCCCTGTGGCTGACACTGCTGGTCTTCATTCCACTGCTGGTGCTGGCCATATGGAAGATCCGCACCTCGCACGGGCAGCGGCGCCGGGACTGGTGGCGCCGTGGGGCCATCGTGCTCACGGCCCTGGTGATCGCACTCACGCCCAGTGTGCCGCGCACGCTGGAGGAGTCCCTGATCACGAACGTCGAGATGTACTTCGTGGTGGACCGGACCGGGTCCATGGCCGCCGAGGACTACGACGGCGACCAGGCTCGCCTGGTCGGGGTTCAGCAGGACATGGTCGCACTCACCCAGGCGATGCCGGCTGCCCGCTACAGCATCCTGGCCTTCGACTCCCAGACCACCTCCCAGCTCCCGCTGACCACGGACTCGCGTGCGGTGCGCGCGTGGGCGGACACGGTGACGCAGGAGATCACGGCGTACTCGGCCGGATCGGCGATCGATCGCCCGCTTGCGGCCCTGACCGAGACCTTGGCCGCCGCGGCGGAGCGGAACCCGGAGAACGTGCGCCTGGTGTTCCTGTTCTCCGACGGTGAGAACACCGACGGCTCGAACTCCCAGGCGGGTGGCGGGTTCGAGTCCTTCGCCGGGCTCGAACCCCTCGTGGACGGCGGCGCCGTGCTGGGATACGGGACCCCGGACGGCGGGAATATGCGTTCCTATGACGGTTCCTCCGGCACTGGCTTCGGGTCCGACGCGCCGTACATCACCGATGACACCGGGCAGCCGGCCGTCTCCCGCATCGACGAGACCACCCTGCGGACGGTGGCCGACCAGCTGGGCGTGGAGTACACCCACCGCATCACGCCGGACCCGGTGGAGCCATTGGTGGCCGGTGTGGACGTGGAGGAGATCGCCGCGGACGGCCGGCGCGATCTGACCACCTACGAGGACGTCTACTGGCCGTTCGCGATCGTGCTGGCGCTGCTGCTGGCCTGGGAGGCCTGGGACCTGACCAGAGAGGTCCCCCGGGCGGGGCGTAAGCGACCGCGCGACGACGATGACTTCGGCACTGCCGATGACGACGCTGATGATCGTGCAGCGGTGCCCGCGGGCACCGGGAACGGAGGCCGGTGA
- a CDS encoding IS110 family transposase, whose translation MTSLSDLVEVVIGVDTHVDTHTAAIIDAGTGGVLGQVQVAATPAGYAELVEFVDTHLRGEDEADIETDPCAATGGRAWAIEGTRSHGAGLTRHLQARGELVIEIDRPQRAKRRRGAKSDPIDAVRAAREALTREHLATPRSGGNRHALAILLSTRDSLVTEAGRAARQVFHLIITAPEPLRAKFAGKKLPAMITTAARLRTRPGQDIETTTTITILRDLARRAQDLTTQAAQYKKQIHHIVTSMRADLLDQPGIGPIVAARILCAWSHPGRIHSEAAFAMLAGVAPIPATSGRTTNRHRLNRHGDRQLNRALHVIVLTRLRHDPHTRAYAQRRTTQGRTHREITRCLKRYIARDIYRQLEHHNPTNTP comes from the coding sequence ATGACTAGTCTGAGTGATCTCGTCGAGGTTGTCATCGGGGTCGACACCCATGTCGATACCCATACCGCGGCGATCATCGATGCTGGCACCGGTGGGGTGCTCGGCCAGGTACAGGTCGCGGCCACCCCGGCGGGGTATGCCGAGCTGGTCGAGTTCGTCGATACCCACCTACGCGGTGAGGATGAGGCTGATATCGAGACCGATCCGTGCGCCGCCACTGGTGGACGGGCGTGGGCGATCGAGGGCACCCGCTCCCACGGGGCGGGTCTGACCCGACATCTACAGGCTCGTGGTGAGCTGGTCATCGAGATCGACCGCCCGCAACGGGCCAAGCGCCGCCGTGGAGCCAAGTCCGACCCGATCGACGCAGTCCGCGCCGCACGGGAAGCGTTAACCCGCGAGCACCTCGCCACCCCACGCTCAGGCGGGAACCGGCACGCCCTCGCGATCCTGCTGAGCACCCGAGACTCCCTCGTGACCGAAGCAGGCCGCGCCGCACGGCAAGTGTTCCACCTCATCATCACCGCCCCCGAACCCCTGCGAGCGAAGTTCGCCGGCAAGAAACTGCCCGCGATGATCACCACCGCCGCCCGGCTACGCACCCGGCCCGGTCAAGACATCGAGACCACCACCACGATCACCATCCTGCGCGACCTGGCCCGCCGCGCCCAAGACCTGACCACACAAGCGGCCCAGTACAAGAAACAGATCCACCACATCGTGACCAGCATGCGCGCCGACCTGCTCGATCAGCCCGGCATCGGCCCCATCGTGGCCGCACGAATCCTGTGCGCCTGGTCCCACCCCGGACGCATCCACTCCGAAGCCGCATTCGCCATGCTCGCCGGCGTCGCCCCCATCCCAGCCACCAGCGGCAGAACCACCAACCGACACCGCCTCAACCGCCACGGCGACCGCCAACTCAACCGAGCACTCCACGTCATCGTCCTGACCCGACTACGCCACGACCCACACACCCGCGCCTACGCCCAACGCCGCACCACCCAAGGCCGCACCCACCGCGAAATCACCCGCTGCCTCAAACGCTACATAGCCCGCGACATCTACCGACAACTCGAACACCACAACCCCACAAACACCCCTTGA
- a CDS encoding GNAT family N-acetyltransferase, which yields MDYVFDTLNLHDDSAESVARRNAWFGSVAQAFHEPRPAPEQIQHMVTSARADGAVCRGAWLPDGEFGAGPAPVATFISFDKTINAGHELLSVRMISDVTASPAHRRRGLVRTLMEADLSDAAASGAALSALTVSEATIYGRWGFGPATFVRKFELETGPRFGLRSFTDPGRTELIDPADAWPHISSVFETFHRTRRGSIERPTFYEVMHTGAFDFSEGGPAKKLRGAVHLDAAGSVDGFVLYEFDGSDRDKPAIKVNEMLALNPTAQLALWDFLAHIDLSNRVIWRFADPADPLPWALTDLNALTISADREFIWVRVLDVERVLSARPWAASGRVILQVEDAQGHASGTYAIESNDGRAVVTRTEEQPEIAVTAETLATLCLGTAPVTVLAAAGRLTGAPDAVGRFAAMADLVDQPYTTTFF from the coding sequence GTGGACTACGTCTTCGACACCCTGAACCTGCACGACGACTCTGCTGAATCCGTTGCCCGCCGCAACGCGTGGTTCGGCTCCGTGGCCCAGGCCTTCCATGAGCCGCGGCCCGCTCCGGAGCAGATCCAGCACATGGTCACCAGCGCCCGCGCCGACGGCGCAGTGTGCCGGGGTGCGTGGCTACCGGACGGGGAGTTCGGCGCCGGACCGGCACCCGTGGCCACGTTCATCAGTTTCGACAAGACCATCAACGCCGGTCATGAGCTGCTCAGCGTACGCATGATCAGCGACGTCACAGCGAGCCCGGCGCACCGTCGCCGAGGACTGGTGCGCACGCTGATGGAGGCCGACCTCTCCGACGCTGCGGCCAGCGGAGCGGCACTCTCGGCACTGACTGTCTCCGAGGCGACGATCTACGGGCGCTGGGGATTCGGCCCGGCCACGTTCGTGCGCAAGTTCGAGCTGGAGACGGGCCCGCGGTTCGGGCTGCGCTCGTTCACCGATCCAGGCCGCACGGAGCTGATCGACCCCGCAGATGCCTGGCCGCACATCAGCAGCGTCTTCGAGACCTTCCATCGCACCAGGCGCGGGTCGATCGAACGCCCCACCTTCTACGAGGTCATGCACACGGGCGCATTCGACTTCTCCGAGGGCGGACCGGCGAAGAAGCTCCGTGGCGCCGTGCACCTGGACGCAGCCGGTTCAGTGGACGGCTTCGTGCTCTACGAGTTCGACGGCAGCGACCGTGACAAGCCCGCGATCAAGGTGAACGAGATGCTGGCCCTGAATCCCACTGCTCAGCTCGCGCTGTGGGACTTCCTCGCTCACATCGACCTCTCCAACCGCGTGATCTGGCGGTTCGCCGATCCCGCCGACCCGCTGCCCTGGGCACTGACCGATCTCAACGCCCTCACCATCAGCGCCGACCGTGAGTTCATCTGGGTCCGTGTGCTCGACGTGGAGCGTGTGCTCAGCGCACGCCCCTGGGCAGCGAGCGGACGAGTGATCCTCCAGGTCGAGGACGCCCAAGGTCACGCCAGCGGCACCTACGCCATCGAGAGCAACGACGGCCGCGCCGTCGTCACCCGGACCGAGGAGCAGCCCGAGATCGCGGTGACGGCCGAGACGCTCGCCACCCTGTGCTTGGGCACGGCCCCGGTGACCGTGCTGGCAGCGGCAGGTCGCCTGACCGGGGCACCGGACGCCGTCGGACGCTTCGCCGCGATGGCCGACCTCGTGGACCAGCCGTACACGACGACCTTCTTCTAA
- a CDS encoding WXG100 family type VII secretion target — protein sequence MGMTIPGELDYVLDLLGYEWPNLDEDAIREAAVLMRGLRDDLQGTLDDLDNTINVELAEAFTSKTATAYIDAWTDNRTQNMDQMLDLMPTVADGIDIFADAVLALKVKVIAELTITAAQIAAAAASAVVTLGASVAANAAIIAARKKALDIATDLAMEQLLGQILTLVIEPLTDTAAGLAEAVVAAPITSSGSETSSFDASYDLMEQLAQAIDDCGVEQEERIDTFISQVMGLPIFAS from the coding sequence ATGGGGATGACCATTCCCGGCGAGCTGGACTACGTACTCGACCTGCTCGGCTACGAATGGCCGAACCTGGACGAGGACGCGATCCGTGAAGCCGCGGTGCTGATGCGCGGGCTGAGGGATGACCTCCAGGGCACTCTCGATGATCTCGACAACACGATCAACGTCGAGCTGGCCGAGGCGTTCACCTCCAAGACGGCCACGGCCTACATCGACGCCTGGACCGACAACCGCACCCAGAACATGGACCAGATGCTCGACCTGATGCCCACCGTGGCGGACGGTATCGACATCTTCGCCGACGCCGTCCTCGCCCTCAAGGTGAAGGTGATCGCCGAGCTCACCATCACCGCAGCACAAATCGCGGCGGCAGCGGCGAGCGCCGTGGTGACCCTCGGCGCGAGCGTGGCGGCGAACGCCGCGATCATCGCCGCCCGGAAGAAGGCGCTGGACATCGCCACCGATCTCGCGATGGAACAACTGCTGGGCCAGATCCTGACGCTCGTGATCGAACCACTCACCGACACTGCGGCCGGGCTCGCGGAAGCCGTCGTCGCAGCACCGATCACCTCCTCCGGCAGCGAGACGTCCTCCTTCGACGCCAGCTATGACCTGATGGAGCAGCTCGCGCAGGCGATCGACGACTGCGGGGTCGAGCAGGAGGAACGCATCGACACCTTCATCTCGCAGGTCATGGGCCTGCCGATCTTCGCGTCCTGA
- a CDS encoding HNH/ENDO VII family nuclease: MSALTRNAQEILEAIESGFQRIKRALRDRQRDQAQKIRDDNNRINETDGEMAETVRKTDLPETGPPGSYGYDADGNRLPYANDRPKYDEGQVETVWRDTHDQQVADAESGNLVDQEGNPLDPPGENQVWVQRTDDSWDLVTWEPGQNRRGVWDMGHRPDAKYSDLRDRYLSGEISKDDFLAEYRDPDHYFAEDPGRNQSHMDE, translated from the coding sequence ATGTCCGCACTGACACGCAACGCGCAGGAGATCCTCGAGGCGATCGAGAGCGGCTTCCAGCGCATCAAGCGAGCCCTGCGGGATCGCCAGCGCGACCAGGCGCAGAAGATCCGCGACGACAACAACCGGATCAACGAGACCGACGGCGAGATGGCTGAGACCGTTCGCAAGACGGATCTGCCCGAGACGGGTCCGCCAGGCTCCTACGGTTACGACGCCGACGGCAACCGGCTCCCATACGCCAATGATCGCCCGAAGTACGACGAGGGGCAGGTCGAGACGGTCTGGCGGGACACCCACGACCAGCAGGTCGCCGACGCCGAGAGTGGCAACCTGGTGGACCAGGAGGGCAATCCGCTGGATCCCCCAGGTGAGAACCAGGTGTGGGTTCAGCGCACGGACGACAGCTGGGATCTGGTCACCTGGGAGCCTGGGCAGAACAGGCGGGGCGTGTGGGACATGGGGCACCGGCCGGACGCCAAGTACAGCGACCTGCGCGATCGCTACCTCAGCGGGGAGATCAGCAAGGACGACTTCCTGGCCGAATATCGCGATCCCGACCACTACTTCGCCGAGGATCCTGGCCGGAACCAGTCACATATGGACGAATAG
- a CDS encoding DUF2185 domain-containing protein, giving the protein MPDTPSGAPADYPEFIPDAGACLATTNVLSGAGAVRWMLRKPSQAGADNGWRIMSHIDTSDYLSDPANWKITDFNQVCAIEPALIGIWDLEIGSDLQIVRDSLGVRVVDTATGQAIPRENLYVPPQQRA; this is encoded by the coding sequence ATGCCCGATACCCCCAGCGGCGCACCGGCTGACTATCCGGAGTTCATCCCGGATGCCGGCGCCTGCCTCGCCACCACGAACGTGCTCAGCGGCGCGGGTGCGGTGCGCTGGATGCTGCGCAAGCCCTCACAGGCCGGCGCCGACAACGGCTGGCGGATCATGAGCCACATCGATACCAGCGACTACCTCTCCGACCCCGCGAACTGGAAGATCACCGACTTCAACCAGGTGTGTGCGATCGAGCCGGCGCTCATCGGCATCTGGGATCTGGAGATCGGCTCCGACCTGCAGATCGTCCGGGACTCGCTCGGGGTGAGGGTCGTGGACACCGCGACCGGCCAGGCCATCCCGCGAGAGAACCTCTACGTACCCCCGCAGCAGCGCGCCTGA
- a CDS encoding LacI family DNA-binding transcriptional regulator, giving the protein MATDEHSSNGRRARVTIQQLATELGVSKAAVSFALNDKPGVSEETRQRVLAAAGERGWAASIAARALSGQGTGSIGLVLARDATTLAFDNFYLRFIAGIQAVLSPRDLTLTFQLVDTLEAECAVYRRWVAQERVDAVIVVDLHVKDPRLPLLDELGLPAVIVGDRGSGDGPFAEVWTDDIAPMTRLVNTLVELGHERIGLISGLPSLRHTERRVQAMQDALGAHGLAALATHYTDYSREQGAAAMADLLDSEERPTAVIADSDQLALGALTAARAAGARIPEDVGIVSWEDTPLCEITEPQLAALRRDPFDLGSVVASALLDQRARRSPTSFEGIAPELIIRGSLAAR; this is encoded by the coding sequence GTGGCCACCGATGAGCACTCCAGCAACGGACGGCGAGCGCGGGTCACGATCCAACAGCTCGCCACCGAGCTCGGCGTCTCCAAGGCTGCCGTCTCGTTCGCGCTCAACGACAAGCCTGGGGTCAGCGAGGAGACCCGGCAGCGGGTCCTGGCCGCCGCCGGCGAGCGGGGCTGGGCCGCGAGCATAGCCGCCCGCGCGCTCTCGGGGCAGGGCACCGGGTCTATCGGACTGGTGCTCGCCCGCGATGCCACCACGCTGGCGTTCGACAACTTCTACCTGCGATTCATCGCGGGCATCCAGGCAGTGCTGTCGCCGCGCGACCTCACGCTCACATTTCAGCTTGTGGACACACTCGAGGCTGAATGCGCCGTGTACCGCCGATGGGTGGCGCAGGAACGGGTCGATGCCGTCATCGTGGTCGACCTGCACGTCAAGGATCCGCGGCTCCCGCTGCTCGACGAGCTCGGGCTGCCCGCCGTTATCGTCGGCGACCGCGGATCCGGCGATGGCCCGTTTGCCGAGGTGTGGACCGATGACATCGCACCCATGACCCGGCTCGTCAACACTCTCGTCGAACTCGGGCACGAGCGGATCGGCCTGATCAGCGGGCTGCCTTCACTACGCCACACCGAACGCCGCGTGCAGGCCATGCAGGACGCCCTCGGCGCCCATGGACTCGCCGCACTCGCCACGCACTACACCGACTACAGCCGTGAACAAGGCGCTGCGGCAATGGCCGATCTGCTCGACTCCGAAGAGCGGCCGACGGCGGTCATCGCAGACAGCGATCAGCTCGCCCTCGGTGCACTCACCGCAGCGCGCGCGGCGGGCGCGAGGATCCCGGAGGACGTCGGCATCGTCTCGTGGGAGGACACCCCGCTCTGCGAGATCACCGAACCGCAGCTGGCGGCCCTGCGGCGCGACCCGTTCGACCTCGGTTCGGTGGTGGCGAGCGCGCTGCTCGACCAGCGTGCGCGCCGGTCCCCCACCAGTTTCGAGGGGATCGCGCCAGAACTCATCATCCGGGGCTCGCTGGCTGCACGCTGA